TTGGCCCCGTGCTTTTCTATAAAGGCGATGCCCTTGCGCCGGGTTTCTTTTTTTTCTTCAGTATCAGCCGCTGCTGTGGAATGAAACAGGCCGAAACCATCCAGCAAATGCGGGTATTGCGCTGCAAAGGCCAGCGTTGCATAACCGCCCATACTATGACCGATCAGCACTATAGATTCCAGCTCTTCCGCTTCCACAATGCGGAGGATCACTGCTGCAATACCCTCCATGCTGACGTCGGCGGTCAGTTCCGACTGTCCGCTTCCCGGAATGTCTGGTACAATCACCTGGTAATTGTGCCGCAGGTATTCCACCTGGTTTTCCCATACGGAACTGTCTTCACCAAAGCCGTGCAACAGCACTACCGGGCGTCCGACACCCTCAATGGTGTAATGGATAATGCTGTTATTGATATTTATATTTTTTGTACCCATCAGGAAGGTTTTTGAGCGGATTGTCTTTTTTGAACAATCCTTTTATAAATAAGAATCAATAAAAATGCCAGTGCCAATATTGCAACGGTACGGAAAAGCCAGTCGCCATAACGGGTGTAAAAGGTCTCGGAAACAAACGCAGCAACGGTTTGTTTTAAGGTGCCTTGTTTGTTCCAGGGCAGTTGCTGCACGATATTGCCATAAGGATCAATAAAACAGCTGATC
The sequence above is a segment of the Niabella agricola genome. Coding sequences within it:
- a CDS encoding alpha/beta fold hydrolase: MGTKNININNSIIHYTIEGVGRPVVLLHGFGEDSSVWENQVEYLRHNYQVIVPDIPGSGQSELTADVSMEGIAAVILRIVEAEELESIVLIGHSMGGYATLAFAAQYPHLLDGFGLFHSTAAADTEEKKETRRKGIAFIEKHGANEFLQTTIPNLFSAHTKESNPGLVQQFTDRLPVFSKTALKSYYEAMIKRPERIDLFSKTDLPVLFIIGEQDTVIPFEDILKQASMPRISYIHVLHHSGHMGMLEESGKASAAIEEFLMELK